The sequence CCGGGCGCTCGTCGTGCGCTGTCCCGCGGTGGACGGCCACGTCATCGTCGTCGGCCCGTCGTCCGAGGTGGGCGAGCAGCTGCGATCCCTAGTGGCCGGCCGGCCCGGCACCTTCCTCGGCGGCAGCCCCCGCCAGCGCCTCGCACTGACCGCCACCGCCTACGGCCAGGCCGTCACCGCCCTGGCGGTCGCCCGTTTCCGGCCCGAGCGGTCCGCGGTCTACGCCGCCCGTACCCGCCCCGCCCAGCTCATGGACCCGGCCGGGCTGTGCGCCTGGGCCGCCGGAGTGCTGCGCCCGCTGGACACGCTGCCGCACCATGTACACGCCGAGCTGCTCGCCACCACCGGGCTGGGGCTGGAGTTCACCGCGGTGAGCGCGGCCAAGGTGCTCGGCGTCAGCCGCAACACGGTCCGCGCCCGGATGGACCGGGTCGCCACGCTGCTCGGCGCCGACCTGTCCCGGCTGGCCGTGCGCGCCGTCGCCCACCTCGCGCTCAACACCGAGGCGGCGCACGGCCCGTGCGGCCCCGGCGGCCCCCCGTCCCATCCGCCGGCCGGGGGCGAGCTGAAGGAACTGCTCGGTACCCGCGCCCTGCGCTCCTGGGCCGACGGTCTCCTCGGCCGGCTCGACGGGGACGGCCGGGACCTGCGCACCACCCTGCGCGTCTGGATCGCCGCCGACGCGCACGCCGAACGCGCGGCCCAGGCGCTCGGCGTCCACGCCCAGACCGTACGCGAGCACGTCCGGGCGGCAGAACCCGTTCTGGAACGCCGGCTGACGGCCGGCGGCACCGATCTGTACGAGGCCGTCCTCGCTTACCTGGTCGCCGGTGAACTGCCCGTCCCGGAACTCGGCATGGCGAATCCGGACCAACCGGACGCACCTGTGCACGGGTGAGTGCCGGGCGGGCCGCGCCGGGCACCGGTGCGCTAGCCCGCAGCCGGTATCGCACGTAAGTTCAGTGTTCCGCGGGGCACGACCGGAACGGGGGACCGGTCGGGGCCCCGCGCTCCGGCACGGGAACCCGTCCTGGGGGTGGGCGGCCGGCGCGATGATCTCGGACATCTCCGCGAGCTGACGCAGCGTGATCTCGCCGCCGTCGGGCACCCCGTCGACGTACTTCGGCGACACCGAACGAACGGATGCAACTCGACCGCCCCGGCGTCCGGATGCCGACGGTCGCACCGGGCACGTCCGCCTCGCGGACGGGTCGTCCTGCCCGGGCCCGTTCCGCGTCCGCGGACCGCGGCCGAGCGCAGCTGACCGGTCACCGTCCGCACAGCGGCGCGAGCACGGCCAGCGTGCCGTTGGCCTGCCGCAGGACCTCCTCGAGGGGGCCGGGCGCATGGAGGGTGCCGGTGCCGTCGGGCGGGACGAGCCATTCCAGGAAGCGCGCGGGCCGGTACGGCGGCGGTACGGCGACCCAGGACCCCTTCGTCGCGTACCGCAGCCCGGCGCCGACCCAGCCCCCGGACGGGTCCGGCGGCACGAGGAACCCGACCCGGCCCGCCGCCGTGTCGACCAGCGTCGGCCCCGGCGCGGGCAGCTCCGGCTGCCACAGCAGGTCCAGGGCGAGCAGGCCGAGCCGGTCGGGGACGCTCAGCAGGTCCCAGAAGCGGCCCGCCTCCAGCAGCGCGATGCCCTCGCCGTGATCCCATTCCCACTTGCAGGTGCGGGGGTCCGCCGCCGCGGCGGCCAGCCACTCCACGCCCCGCGTCCACATCGTGTTCGTCATGCGCTGCTCCGGATGTCCTCGCTCGCCCGCCTCGGCGCAGGGAACGGCCATGGCCGGGCAGCTCGTCCCCCTGCACACCAACCCGGCATATGCATGCTCGTAGATATTTCTACCTGGCGGAAGGGGTGGCGCGGCCTGGCGTTTTGGCCGTTGTGTTCGAACTTCGGCTGCCGGTTCGTCAGTTGGGGGTGGGGGACGCGTCACCCTTCGGGGGCCGGGGCGAGGTGGCCCACGGCTCGGGCGACCGGTGCGTCGGGTGTCAGCACCAGCATGGTGACGTCGTCGCGGATCTCGTAACGCAGCCGCACCAGGTCCTGCCAGACCAGTCCGGGCAGCTCGGCGGACGCGGTGCCGGTCAGGCCGGCCAGCCGGGCGGGCAGCGGATAGAAGACATCACCGGCGCCCCGCGCCTCCCACACTCCGTCGGAGGCCAGGAACAGCCGGTCGCCCGGTTCGAGCGTGACGGTGACGCCCTTCGGTGGTTCCGCGCCGGCCAGCCCCAGCCCCAGCGGTGCCCCCGGCGCGACGGTCACTTCCATGGCGCGCCCGGCGTGCAGCAGCACGGGCGCGGGATGACCGCAGGCCACCACCCGCGCGGCGAGACCCTCGCCGGAGAACTCCAGCAGCAGCCCGGTGGCGAACAGCTCCCCGTGCCGCACATCCGCCGAGTCCACCGTCAGCCTGCGGTCCATCCGCGCCGCCACCGACTCCAGGTCCGGCTCGTCCAGCGCGGCCTCCCGGAAGGCACCCAGCAACGACACCACCGTCGCCACCGCCGACAGCCCGTGTCCCTTTACGTCCCCCATCACCGCACGCACCCCGTACGGCCCCGCACGGACGTCGAAGAAGTCCCCGCCCACCAGCGTCCCGTCCTGCGCGGCCCGGTAGAAACCCGTGCACCCCACGCTGCCGACCCGGGCCGGCAGCGGAGGCATCACGGCGCGCTGCACGGCCTCGCCGATCGCCCGCTCCGCGTCCAGCTGGGCGTCCCGGCGACTGCGTACATACGACACGAACACGCTCAGTACGGCCACGAACACGATGGTGAGCAGATCGGTGTTGCCCGGACGGTTCAGATGTGTGGCCGGGACGTTCAGCGCCACGACCACTCCGACGCCGAGGGCCGCGGTGGCCAGCGGGCCGTACGACAGGACCGCCAGCGGGGGGATCGCGCCCAGCAGGAAGCCGACGTCGGCGGCGTGGGGGGTGACCGCCGTGGCGGTACTGACGGCCACGAGCAGCGCCACGGGCAGCACCCGCACCCAGCGCGGCGGCGGCGCGCCCCGCAGCCAGCCGCGATCGTCCCGGGCCTCGCGCGACGACCCGCCGCGCACCGATCTCACATCCCCAAGCTACGCCGCCGTCCCGGCCTGGGCCTCCCCCTGCGGAGCCGGGGCGGCGGCGCAGCGCCTGCGCCGTCACGCGCCCCCGACCCGGGCTCGGGGGCCGGGACCGCTCCCTGGGCGACCGGAGCCGTGTGCCCCATCGATCCGAAGGCGCTGCGCCTGTCCGAGGGTGTCCCTTCGATCCGGGGGTGTCCTGATCCGAGGGTGCCCCATCGACCCGGCGGTGCGGTGATCGGCGGCGGTGCGGGGGAGGCCCGGTCGACTGCGCCGCGTCTGCCCTGCCCGTCGGACCGGACACGCCCCGCCCCGATCCGCCGACCGGCGCCGCCGCCCCTGATCCGTCAATTCCCGTCAGTCCGGTGTGTCGGCCAAGCGGGCCTCCGCCATCGCCAGGATCTCGGTGACGCGAAGGCCGAACGCGGCGTCGCAGGCGTGCGGGCGGCCCGTGCCGGCGGCGCTCAGCAGGGCGTCGGCGGCACGGATCAGCGCGGGGACCGCACCCTCCGCGCTGCCCGGCAGCAGCGTCGTCCCCGCCTCGCCGCGCAGCTCCACATCAGCCCCGGCCGCCGCCGGCGGCGCCGTCAGGCTCAGGGTGAGCGTGCTCGAGGCGCCGGTGGCGTGGTCGAGCACCAGATGCACGGTGTCCGCCGGACCGTGCGCCGCCGCCACCACGTGCCGTACGTCCCCGAGGACCGGCAGCAGCACCGACAGGGCGTGCGGGCCGACGTCCCACAGCGCGCCCTTCTCCCGCCGCCACGGCGAGGCCGCGAAGGGGCTGTCGGACGTGAACACCGCACCCAGCCACTGCGCCCGCGCCGTGAACCAGCCGGCCACGGCCGCCTGTTCGTCGATCCAGGCCTCCGGCTCCTTCTGGAAGCGCGCGGTGAAGAAGACCACGGACGCCACTTTGGCCCGCTCCGCCGCCTCCACGACCGCCCGGCCGTCGGCGACCGACACCGCCAGCGGCTTGTCCAGCAGCAGATGACGGCCCGCCCGCGCCGCGCGCACCGCCAACTCGGCCTGCACCGGCGGCGGCAGGGCCACGGCCACCGCGTCCACGTCGGCCAGCAGCGCGTCCACATCGTCGTACGCGGCGACGCCGTACTCCTCGGCCAGTGCCCTGGCCGCCTCCGGCCGGCGGCCCCACACCCCCGTGAACCGGAGGCCGGTGTGCCCGGCCAGCGCGGGGGCGTACGCCGCCCGGGCCCACGGGCCCGTTCCCAGCAGTCCGATACGCATGCAGCATTCCCTTCTCCGAGCCGGTCCCCGCACCTTCAAGAGGCTGCGCCCCGGTCGCCGTCCGCACACCTGTGAGCCGGATCGCCGTCCGCGGCAAGCCACTTGGCGATCGTCGCCGCGATCGGCTGACCTGTGTCCATCTCGACGAAACCGAACTGGCCGGACTGGTTGCACTCCAGGAACCACCAGATCCCGTCCGCGTCCTCCGCGAAGTCGAATGCGCCGTATGCCAGTTCCGCGCCCCTCATGTACCGCCGTACGCCCTCCGCGACGCGCGGGGGCACGTCCGCGGGCACCCAAGGGGAGACCGACGGGGCGAAGCGGACGTCCACGTCGTCCGGATGGGCGTCGGGGGCGGTGAGTTTGCGCGCGGCCAGCAGGGTGTCACCGACGACGGTGAGCCGGATGTCGGCCCGCTTGGCGATCCGCCGCTGAAGCAGCGTCGGACCGAAGGCGACCGCCGTGAAGTCCGTGTCCGGAGCCACCCTGCTGGTCGGCACCGCACGCGCCGGCTCCTGCGGATGCGCCCCGGAGACAGGCTTGACCACCAGGTCCGGATAGCGCTCCGCGAACTCCCGCGCCGCTTGCGGGAACGTCGTGATCAGCGTGGCCGGCACCGGGAGGCCGCCGCGCTGGGCGAGATGCAGTTGCCAGGGCTTGTGCCGGGCCCGCTGGGCGGCGTCCGGATGGTTCATCCAGCGTGCGTCGCTGCACCGCAGCATGCCGTACAGCGCCTGCGCGGACTCCTCGGTCAGCCAGGCGGACGGCTGGCCGGCACGGGCGGCCGCGGTCCCCGGCCTGCGCACCCACACGGAGCGCAGGCCGCTCATGCTCACCAGGCGCCCGCCGACGGACAGATGCCCGTGCCAGGCGTCCTGCACGTACTCGCCCGACAGCGCCACGCCGTTGGTCAGATCGGCGGGATCGAGCCGGACGACGGGCACACCGGCCTCGCCGAGCCGGAGGACCACCATGTCCGCCGTCACGTCCTCTTCACTCGTCAGGATGAGTACGGTCATCGCTCCGGATCCGCGGTTCAGTCGTCGAAGTGCGTCTTGGAGCCGGCGGTGGACGTCGTTGTCCCCAGTGCCCTCAGCGTCGCGTGGTCGGTGGCGGCGATCCGCCCGTCCGGGAGGACGTTCAACTGCAGTCCGGAGTCGTACGCATACGGAGTGGTGACGTCCAACTGCACAGCGGGGCGCGCGTAGTTGAGCGTGAACGGTTGCATGGTCTCTCCCTGGTTCGGCTTTTCACGTCCTTATACGAATCGAACGGGTGATTGGTTTCCTTACGCTGTGTAACCGCAGGTCGGAGCGGGTGCTGCGAGAGTGCCCGAACAAGGAGACAACATAACGTTGTCCCGTTGCCCGGGCGGGATAGCATGCCCGCATGGCACATGACGCCGATGACGCCGAAGACGTTCACTCCACGGCCCGACTGCGGCTCGCCGCCCTCGCGGCCGGCGCCGGCGCCGACGGTGCCCCGGCGCACCGGGTCGCCCAGGACGCGGGGCTCCTCGGCCGGCTGCTGTCGGTGACGGACCTGAGCAGGACCGGGGACGACACGGCACCGGACGTCACGGCGGACGACATCGGCGCCGCCCTCACCCTCGTCGACGGCCTGCGCCATCAACTGGACCGGCTGGAGAGCCAGGTGGTGATGGAGGCCCGGCGCCGGGGCATGGACTGGCGGCAGATCGCCTGGCACCAGGGACTGAACTCCTCCCAGGCCGCCTCACAGCGCCACCAGCGGCTGACGACCCGGCTGGAAGAGATCCGCCAGGGCGTCAGGTAGAAAGACGGATGTGGAAATGACGGACCAGCCCGATGAGCTGTTCGCGGCGGTGGACTCGCTCCTCGCGGCCGTGGACGGCGGCACCGTGCTCCCCGCCCCGGAGGAGCGGACGCGGCTGCGCGAGGCGGCCGGCCTGACCGAGGCCGCGGTCGCGCAGGCCCTCGGCGTGCGCGTGCCCAGCATCCAGGCGTGGGAGGCGGGCCGTGCCGAGCCGAGGGGCGACCGCCTCGAGGCCTACCGCCGCCTCCTGGAGGGCCTCTCCCAGCGCTACCCGTCCCGGCCCCGCCCCACCACCCCACCGGGCACACCCACGGCAGCCACCGCCCCGCCCGGACCGACCGCTCCGTCCGCCACCCCGTCCGGGTCGGCCACCTCGGCCGGCTCGTCCGGCTCATCCGCCACACCGTCGGGCTCGTCCGTCACCCCGTCCGGGTCGGCCGTTTCCTCCACCACATCGCCCGGATCGACTGCTCCGTCCGGCATCCCGCTCGGGCCGCCGGCTCCAGCCGCCGAGTCCGCCCAACCGGCCACGTCGCCCGCGCCTGCCACCTCGCGCACCCCCGGCGTGGCTCCCCGCCCGGCGACCCGGCGCCCAGCACGCCGTCCCGCCGCCCAAAAGGCCGCGCCCGGCAAGTCCCGCACCGGCTCCGCCGTCTCCGCCGGCACCACCCCCGACCCCGTCGACCCGCGCTTCGCGCACGGCCCCCTCGCGGTGGTCGACGCGGATGCCGACGGCCGGTTGAGCGCGTACTGCGTGGGCGGGCTCGTACTCGACGTGCCCGCCGCGTCGCTGCCCGCGCTGGTGGAGTGGATCCTCGCGGAGGCGCGGCTCGGACAGCCCCGGCTGCACCGGTCCGGCAAGGACTCCGATCCGCTCGTCGTCCTCACCGAGTCCGCGTGCGTGCACTACGGGCTGCCGCCGAGGCTGAGTGACGAGGAGCGGCTCGCCGGACGGATCCCGGATGCGCACAAGGTGGTCCGGCAGTTGCTCAAGGCCGACTGGCGGCTCACCCGGCGCGGCTTCGGTCCCTGGGCCTGGGTCTACCGCCCCGCCGAGGGCAGCCGGCGCAACAGCGTCCACTTCTGCATGCCGTCCTGGAACGCGCTGGACAGCCGGTACTGGGGCGACGCCGCCACCCTGCCCCCCGCCGAACTCGCCCACGTCCTCGGCGCGTACGCCACCCGCGTCCTCACCCCGTGCGGTTCCACTGCCGTGACGGGCCTGGAACTGATGACCGCCCTGCACCCGCCGACCCGCGCGGTACGCGACGAGCACGGCCAGTGGGTGTCGGCGCCGAACCCGGGAGCCCTGACCGAGGCCGTCGACTGTGCGCCCTGCGAGGCCCCGGACGGGCACCCGCTCCTCGCCCATCTGCCCCGCTTCCACGAACGCACCCCGGCCGAGATGCTCCGCGAGGAGGCCTACGACTGGGCCCGGCCGCTGACCGACGAGGAGTGCATGCTGCCGTACCTCGTCGGCATCGACGTCAACATGGCGTTCGCGGCGGCGGCCAACCGCACCGTCGTCGGCCTCGGCGCCCCGGTCCATGTGCACAACCCCCGCTTCGACGCGGCGCTGCCGGGCTCCTGGCTGGTCGACCTCTCGCACATTCGGCTCGATCCGGGCCTGCCGAGTCCCTTCACGCCGGACGGCGAGCCACCCGAGGGCCCGGCCTGGTACGCGACACCGACCGTGGCGTACGCCCTCGAACTCGGCTACGAGGTGGCGCCGTTGGAGGCGTACGTCCGCCCTGAGCACGGGCCGTACCTGGACGCCTGGTACACCAGGCTGCGCGACGCGTACGTCGCCACGATGGCCGACCTCGGCGTCACCACCGGCATGGCGCCCGAGGACTTCCTCGCGGCGATGGAAGGTCACAAGGACCGCGACCCGCGTCTCGCGCTCGTGCTGTCGGCGATCAAGGCCACGGTCAAGGGCGGCATCGGCAAGCTGCGCGAGCGGGGCCGCTCCGGCTGGCGGCCGGGGGAGCGCTGGCCGGCGCTGGACCGGCCGACCTGGCGCCCGGACATCCGGGCCGCGGTCATCTCCAAGGCCCGGGTCAACATGCACCGCAAGATGCTCGCCACCGCCCGCGCCACCGGCCGGTACCCGGTCGCGGTCCTCTCCGACTGCGCGGTGTACGCCGCCGCGGGCCCGACCCCGCTCGACTTCCTGCCGTACCGGGACGGTAAGCCGTTGCCCGGCGGGTTCCGGATCGGGGTGAGCCCGGGCATGGTCAAGCACGAGGGCACGCAGAGCGTCCTGTGGGCGGAGGGCCTGCGCGAGGAGCACGGCGACGATCTCAACCTCGCCCGCTACATCAAGTCCGGCCAGATCACCGCCCCGGACGCGGACGAGTAGCCGACGGCCGCGCCCCGAGCCCGCATCCCGCCCGGTGCCCAGGATCGCGTCCACACCCCACCCCGAGACGAGGACCGCGTCCGCGTCACGCCTCGAGCGCACCCCGGGCCCCCGTCAGGGCCCGCTCGGCGTACCCACGCCCGAACAGCACGGCGTGCACCAGCAGCGGGAACAGCTGGTGCACGCCGACCCGGTCCCGCCAGCCGTCGGTGAGCGGTGCCCTCTCCTCGTATCCGGCGAGCACCCGGTCCAGATGGGGGCAGCCGAACAGCTGGAGCATCGCCAGGTCGGTCTCCCGGTGTCCGCCGTGCGCCGCCGGGTCGATGAGCCGGACTTCGCCGTCGGCGCCCCACAGGACATTGCCGTTCCACAGGTCGCCGTGCAGCCGGGCGGGCGGCTCGGCGGGCCCGGCCAGCTCCGGCAGCCGCTCGCAGACCCGCTCGAACACGGCGGCCTCGCCCGGCCGGAGCGTGCCGCGGTCGACCGCGCCGCGCACATACGGCAGGACCCGGTGCTCCGCGTACCAGCGGGGCCAGTCGGCGCCGGGCGTATTGCGCATGGGGGCGAAGCCGATGAACGCGTTCTCGGGGCCGTCGGGCGGCGGCGCACCGAAGCGGGGTGCGCCGGCCGCATGCAGCGCGGCCAGGGCCTGGCCGAAAAGCAGCGCCGCTTCGGGGCCCGGGTGCCCGGTAGGCACGTGCTCCGTCACCATCCAGCGGTCGTCGTGACCGAGCACCGCCGGCACCCGGACCGCGCCCGCCGCGGCCAGCCAGCGCAGCCCGGTCACCTCGGCCCGTACGGCCCCGGGGGCGTCACCGCGCTTGACCATCACCCGGATGCCGCCGTCCAGCGTCACCTCCGCGGGCATTCCGGAGCCCGCCGGTGCGCCGGTGACCGGACGTCCGGTGAGCCGGAACGCTGCCCGGGCCGGATCCTCGTGAGCCTCGTCTCGGTTGACCACGACCCAAGAGTACGGCGTTCAACAGATGCACGGTGCAAGGAACTTCGAGCATTGCTACGACTGTTTCGAGCCAAAACCAGACAGTAACCGCCCGTGCTGATCCGGTACGGTTAGCGTGAGGGCGCCGCGCAGCCACACCAGGGGCACAGGGCCCCGACGGGACTAGCGCGCGGCGGAGGATTTCCTCTGTGACCACAGCATCCGTGCTGATGGCCGACGTCTTCGAAGTCCAGCCGTACACCTCCCACTGCGAGGTCATCCTGGGCGAGGGCGCGCACGCCGTGATCGGTGTGTCCCCGGGAAACAGCTACTTCTCGGCCCGACGCCTGCACGACCTCGCCCGCTGGGGACTGGACCACTTCGACCGGGTCGACTTCGTCTATACCGACCTGTACGTCGCCGAGAGGTACGAGGCGTCCGGCTATCCGCTCGACGAGGCCCGGCGCAAGGCGGTGAAGAACCTGCGCGGCGTACGCGCCAAGGTGAGGGACGCGGTGACGCGGGCCGACCCGGACGGTAAGCGGCTGGACTGGCACCCGATGTCGGAGTTCCGTACCAACCCCGCCTACCAGGAGATCCACCGGCACCTGAAGGAGAGGCTCGGCTCCGACGCTGCCTTCCGGGCCGTCTGCGACACTCTGGTGAATCGATTCCTCACCGCTCGCGGTGAGGAGCCGACCGAAGGACTGCGAGCCGTGTGCCTGGAGTACGTGTGCGCCGAGGCCCCGCTGTTCCTGGACACCCCCGCCATCCTCAAGGTGCCCTCCTCGCTCAACTGCTACCACCAACTGCTGCCGATGGCCGAGCTGTTGTACTCCCGCGGGGCCGGTCTGCGCGCCTCCCGCAACCAGGGCCACGCCATTGTCACCCCCGCCGCCGTCGAAGGAACCGCCGCATGACCACCGCCACCGGCATCCGCGCCGGCCACCCTCCTTTGCTCGACTTCCCGTTCTCCTGGGACGGCACCCGGGTCCCCGCCGAGGTCGAGGACGTACGCGCCGCCACCCCCGTACGGCGCGTACGGACCATCGCGGGCGACGAGGCCTGGCTGGTGTCGTCGTACGAACTGTGCGCGCAGGTACTGAAGGACGACCGGTTCTCCCTGAAGGACACCTCCGCTCCCGGAGTCCCCCGGCAGTACGCGCTCACGATCCCGCCCGAGGTCGTGAACAACATGGGCAACATCACCGGCGCCGGGCTGCGCCGGGCCGTGATGAAGGCGCTCAACCCGAAGTCGCCGGGCCTGATGGAATGGCTGCGTGAGGAGGCCCACCGCCTGGTGGACCGTTTGGTGGCCGACGGCCCCACGGCCGACCTGCGCGGTGCGTTCTGCGAGCCGTACTCGGCGGGCATGCACTGCCGCATCCTCGGCATCCCGCAGTCCGAGGCCCAGGCCTTCCTGCGCAGCCTGGACATCGCCTTCATGAACGCGCCGTGCCCGGTCACCGGCGCACGGATCAACTGGGACCGTGACATCGCCCGGATGACGGCGCTGCTCGACGATCCGGCGACGTACGGCCTGATGGGTGAACTCGCCGCCCTGCGGGACGACCCCGGCCACGCGCACGTGACCGCCGAGATGCTGGCCACCGTCGGCGTCACCCTGTTCGGCGCCGGCGTCATCTCCACCTCGGGCTTCCTCGCGATGGCACTGGTCTATCTGCTCACCCACCCCATCGCCCGCGACCTCCTCCGGGACCGCCCCGACCTGATCGGCCCCGGCGTGGAGGAACTCCTGCGGGTCAACCTCTCCATCGGCGACGCCCTGCCGCGCCTCGCCCTGGAGGACGTCCGGCTCGGCGACGTCGGCATACGCGCGGGCGAACTGGTCCTGGTGCTGGTCGAGGGCGCCAACCTCGACCCGGACAAGTTCCCCGACCCGCACCGCTTCGACATCGACCGCGACAACACCGCCGACCACCTCTCCTTCGGCGGCGGCGCCCACTACTGCCCCGCGACCGCGCTCGGCCGCGCCCACGCCCGCATCGCGCTGGAGGTCCTCCTCGACCGCCTGCCGGACCTCGCACTCGCCGTACCACCGGGTCAACTGGTATGGCGCACCGGCTTCATGAAACGCATCCCCGAACGACTCCCGGTGACCTGGTAACCAGGCCCTCGCGCCCCTCGTTTCTCGCCCACCCGCCCGTATCCCCGGCCCGGCAGAAAGGCCGGGGATACGGGCGGGTTCCCCCGGGGCCCGGTCGGCGGCCGACGGGGAGGGACGGGACGCCGGGGCCGGAGGGCTTCGGCGGGCTCGTCCGGCGACCCGTCAGCGCGTGGCGGTGTACGACCCCCGGGGCACGCCGACCGGGTTGCCCGGTGGCAGCAGCCCGGATGTTTCGACGGCATGGGCCAGCGGGGCCAGCAGCTCGGCCAGGCGGGCGGAGCGATCGGCGCCGAGCGCGGTCCACGGGTGCTCGGCGGCCGCGTCGGTCAGTGCCTCGACCTGCAGGTGCAGGGCCGTCCCGGCCGGGGTGAGCGAGCCGTCCGCCGTGCACAGGCCCCGCTCGCGCAGCCGGGCCCCGGCCGCCTCCCAGTCAGCCTGCTCCCACTTGCGCGTCTCCCGGAGGAACTCCCCGTCCGACTCGCCGGCCGCCGCCTTGACCAGCATCGCCTCGATCGGCCCGAGCCCCTGACTGACGAGCACCGCGACATGCGAGTCACCCCGGTGCTCGCGCAGGGTCGTCAGGCCCTGCCACAGCCGTGCGGTGGGGCGCTCTGGGCGCTCCAGCGCCTGGTTGGCGGCAGCCAGTACGCGCCCCGTGGTGTCCGCCGCGGCCGCGGCCTCCCATGCGAGGTCGGCGGCCTCGGCGAAGTCGGCGGAGCCGACCGTGTCCGCCCCGAAGAGGCCGGTCATCGCCGCGTCCAGGGCGTCCTCACGAGCGGCCAGCGCCTCGCCGGGCGTCGCGTACCCCCAGGCGTCCGGCAGGGCCCGGGCCACCCGGTCGGGGTGGAAGACGTAGAAGCAACTGGTCACCACGGACGAGGACACGGCCCCGAGCGGCGCGGCGCG comes from Streptomyces sp. FXJ1.172 and encodes:
- a CDS encoding cytochrome P450 — protein: MTTATGIRAGHPPLLDFPFSWDGTRVPAEVEDVRAATPVRRVRTIAGDEAWLVSSYELCAQVLKDDRFSLKDTSAPGVPRQYALTIPPEVVNNMGNITGAGLRRAVMKALNPKSPGLMEWLREEAHRLVDRLVADGPTADLRGAFCEPYSAGMHCRILGIPQSEAQAFLRSLDIAFMNAPCPVTGARINWDRDIARMTALLDDPATYGLMGELAALRDDPGHAHVTAEMLATVGVTLFGAGVISTSGFLAMALVYLLTHPIARDLLRDRPDLIGPGVEELLRVNLSIGDALPRLALEDVRLGDVGIRAGELVLVLVEGANLDPDKFPDPHRFDIDRDNTADHLSFGGGAHYCPATALGRAHARIALEVLLDRLPDLALAVPPGQLVWRTGFMKRIPERLPVTW
- a CDS encoding SCO6745 family protein; the encoded protein is MADGMARALWERYEPVHDLVYFAPEVRRAADALGLRGYWMGYFALRAAPLGAVSSSVVTSCFYVFHPDRVARALPDAWGYATPGEALAAREDALDAAMTGLFGADTVGSADFAEAADLAWEAAAAADTTGRVLAAANQALERPERPTARLWQGLTTLREHRGDSHVAVLVSQGLGPIEAMLVKAAAGESDGEFLRETRKWEQADWEAAGARLRERGLCTADGSLTPAGTALHLQVEALTDAAAEHPWTALGADRSARLAELLAPLAHAVETSGLLPPGNPVGVPRGSYTATR